The Burkholderiales bacterium genomic sequence GTTCCCCCCTCGTCCGTTGCCATGCCTTCGCCGCCGAGCTCGCCCGTCAGCAGGGCTTGCCGCTCACCGTCGATGCGCGGCTCATGGAAGTGGGATTCGGCGAATGGGAAGGGCGCACACCCGCTGAGCTCACGGCGCAGGATCCCCACCTCCTTGCCCGCTTCCGCCGCGATCCGGTCAACGTGCGTCCCGCGGGGGCCGAGCCCCTGGAGGCATTTTTGGCCCGCGTCGCGGCGGCGTGGGACGAGCTGGTCGAGGCCCACGCCGGCAAGCATGTGCTGGTGGTCTGCCATGCGGGGGTGATCCGCATGGTGCTCACCCATGTTCTGGGCATTCCCCTGGCCCGTGCCTACCGCATCGATGTGCCCATTGCCGGCATCACCCGCATCACGGTGGAAGGCACGGGGCCGGAGGCCATCGCCCGGTTGCGCTTCCACGCGGGCGCCCTTTGAGGTCGCTTGATCTTTTCCGCCTCGCGCTGACGCTTGTCCTGGCGGTGTCCTGTTCCGCCCGGGGCGAGGGGCTGACCCTGCGCGACGATGCCGGTCGCAGCGTGGAAATCAGGGTGCCGGTGGGGCGCATCGTGACGCTCGCCCCCCATCTTGCCGAGCTCGTCTTTGCCGCCGGCGCCGGATCGAAGCTCGTCGGGGTTTCCGCACACAGCGACTATCCGCCCGCGGTGGAAAAGCTTCCGGTGGTCGCCGGCGCCGGCAGGGCGGATGTGGAGCGCATCCTCGCGCTGCGGCCGGACGTGGTGCTGGCCTGGGCCTCCGGCGGCCAGTCCGCCGATGCGGAGCGGCTGGCGGCCCTCGGCATCCCGGTTCTGCTCCTTGAGCCCAGAAGGCTCGAGGACATCGCCCGCCAGTTGGAACTCATCGGCCGTCTCGCCGGCACCGGCTACGAGGCGACCCGAGCCGCCCACGGCGTGCGCAGCCGATTGCGGGAACTGGCCACCCGCTTCTCCGGGCGGCGGCCGGTGGGGGTGTTCTATGCGATCTGGCGAAACCCCCTGATGACTGTGAACGGACGCCACATCATCAGCGAGGCCATCACCCTCTGTGGAGGCCGCAACGTCTTCGCGGACCTGCCGGTACTGGTGCCGACGGTTTCCATGGAAAGCCTGCTTGCCATCGATCCGGAGGCGATCGTGGCAAGCGGCGAAGGCTCACGCCGGGCGCAGCTTTTGGTGGAATGGCAGGAGGAGCGCCGCCTTCGCGCCGTGCGCGCGGGCAATGTCTATTTTTCCGATGCCGACCTCATGCACCGCGCCACTCCCCGCATGCTGGAGGGTATCCGGGCGCTGTGTGAAGACCTGGAGCGCGCCCGCAGCAAAAGCGAAGCAGCCTCTCTAAAGCGGGCGCCGTGAAACCGCCGTCGGGCTCAGCGCCGCTGTGCCTTGTAGTAGTTGATAAGGCCGTTGGTGGAGCTGTCGTGACTGGTGACGGGGGTGTCGTCAGCCAGCTCCGGCTGGATTTTCTGTGCCAGTTGCTTGCCCAGCTCCACACCCCATTGGTCGAAGGAATTGATGTTCCAGATCGCGCCCTGGACGAAGACTTTGTGTTCGTAGAGGGCGATGAGCTTGCCCAGGGTGGGCGGATCGAGGCGGCGGAAGAGAATGGAGTTGGTGGGCCGGTTGCCCGGGAAAATCTTGTGGGGCAGAAGCTGGCGCAGGCGTCTGCCCTTCACGCCGGCGGCTTCCAGCTCGGCACGCGCCTCCTCTTCGGTCTTGCCCCGCATCAGGGCCTCGGTCTGGGCGAAGAAATTGGAAAGCAGGATCGCATGGTGTTCGCCCAGGGGGTTGTGGCTTTGCACCGGGGCGATGAAGTCGGCCGGCACCAGCCGCGTGCCGTGGTGGATCAACTGGTAGAAGGAGTGCTGGCCATTGGTGCCCGGCTCGCCCCAGAGCACGGGCCCCGTGGGATAGTCCACCAGCCGGCGGTCGCGCCGCACCCGCTTGCCGTTGCTTTCCATGTCGAGCTGCTGCAGATAGGCCGGCAGGCGGTGCAGGTACTGGTCATAGGGGAGCACGGCATGGGTTTCGGCGCCGAAGAAATCGATATACCAGATGCCGAGCAGACCCAGGATGAGAGGCATGTTGCGTTCAGGGGGCGCGGTGCGGAAGTGCTCGTCCATGGCGTGGGCGCCGGCAAGCAGCGCCTCGAAGGCCTCCATGCCGATGGTCAGGGCGATGGACAGACCGATCGCCGACCACAGGCTGTAGCGGCCACCCACCCAATCCCAGAATTCGAACATATTGCGGGGGTCGATGCCGAATCGCCTCACCTCTTCGGCATTGGTGGAGACGGCGACGAAATGACGGGCGATCGCCTTTTCGCTTTCCGCAGCGGTGAGGAACCAGGCACGGGCGGAACGGGCATTGGTGAGGGTCTCCTGGGTGGTGAAGGTCTTGGAGGAGACGATGAACAGGGTGGTCTCCGGGTTGAGTGCCTTCAAGGTCTCGGCGAGGTGCGTGCCATCCACGTTGGAGACGAAATGGGGGCGCAAGGGACCCCACCAGGGCTTGAGTGCTTCGGTGACCATCACCGGTCCCAGGTCCGAGCCGCCGATGCCGATGTTGACGATGTCCGTGATGGGCTTGCCACTGTAACCCCGCCAGGCCCCGCTGCGAACCTGGGTGCAGAATTCCCGCATGTGGGCGAGCACCTTGTTCACCCTGGGCATCACGTCGTGGCCATCGACGAGGATGGGGCGATTGCTGCGGTTGCGTAGCGCCACGTGCAGCGCCGCCCGGTTTTCGGTGAAATTGATTTTCTCCCCGGCGAACATCCGCGCGGCCTGCTCCATGACCTTTTCCTGCCGGGCGAGCTCGAAGAGCAGCGCCATGGTGCGCTCGGTGATGATGTTCTTGGAGTAGTCGAGGAGGAAATCGTCGAATTGCAGGGAAAAGCGCTGGAAGCGCTGGGGGTCCTGGGCGAAGAGCTCGCGCATGTGCACGCCTCTCATCTCCCGGTGATGGGCTTTGAGGGCGCGCCAGGCGGGACTGCGGGTGAGTGCGCTCATCAACCCTCCCGTCGCAGAATGATGCCGGCAAGGGGCGGCAGGGTGAGGGCCAGGGAGTGGGGAAAGCCCATCCACGGCAGTGCTTCCGCGCGCAAGCCATGGCCATTGCCCACATTACTGCCGCCGTAGTAGACGGAATCGCTGTTGAAAACCTCGCCGTACCCACCGCCTTCCGGCACACCGATGCGATAGTTTTCCCGGACAACCGGCGTGAAGTTGAGCACCACCACGACGAAATCGCCGTTGCGGGCACGGCGCAGGTAACTCAGGATCGACTGGTCCGCGTCGTGGCAGTCGATCCACTGGAAGCCCTCCTGGGCGAAATCCAGTTCGTGCAGGGGGGCGGTGTCCCGGTAGAGACGGTTGAGGTCGCGCAGGCAGGCTGCCACCCCCTGGTGCCAGTGCACATCGAGCAGATGCCAGTCGAGCGCCCCGTGGACGTTCCATTCCCGGCCCTGACCAAACTCATTGCCCATGAAGTTGAGTTTCTTGCCGGGATAGGTGAGCTGGTAGGTGAAAAGCAGGCGCAGATTGGCGAACTTCTGCCAGGCATCCCCCGGCATCTTGTCGAGGAGCGAGCGCTTGCCATGCACCACCTCATCGTGGGAGAAGGGCAGCACGAAGTTTTCCGTATAGGCATAGAGCTGGCCGAAGGTGAGCTGGTTGTGATGATACCGGCGATGCACCGGGTCGTGGGCGAAATAGCTCAGGGTGTCGTTCATCCAACCCATGTTCCATTTCATGGAAAAACCCAGCCCGCCGAGATAAACCGGGCGCGAGACCATCGGCCAGGCGGTGGATTCCTCGGCGAAGGTGAGCGCACCGGGGAAAGTCTCGTGCACCATGACGTTCATTTCCCGCAGGAAATCGATGGCCTCCAGATTCTCCCGGCCGCCGAAGCGGTTGGGCAGCCATTCGCCGGGTTTGCGCGAATAGTCGAGATAGAGCATGGAGGCGACGGCATCCACGCGCAGGCCGTCGAAGTGGAATTCCGCGAGCCAATAGTGGGCGGAGGAGAGGAGGAAGCTTTTCACCTCGTGCCGCCCGTAGTTGAAAATGAGCGTCCCCCAGTCCTGATGGCGTCCCAGGCGCGGGTCCTCGTGCTCGTAGAGGGCGGTGCCGTCGAAGCGGGCGAGCGCCCAGTCATCGGCGGGGAAATGGGCCGGCACCCAGTCCAGAATGACACCGATGCCCGCCTGATGGCAGCGATCGACGAAGGCGCGCAGATCGTCCGGGCTGCCGTAGCGGGAGGTGGGAGCAAAGTAGCCGGTGGTCTGGTAGCCCCAGGATTCGTCCAGCGGATGCTCGGAGATGGGCATCAACTCGATATGGGTGTAGCCCATCTGCCGCACGTAGGGCAGCAGCGCCTCCGCCAGTTCGCGATAGTTGAGGAAGCGACCATCCGGCTTGCGTCGCCAGGAGCCGGCGTGCAGTTCGTAGATGTTCATGGGGGCGTGCAACCAATCGTGGGCCGCGCGCGCGGCAAGCCAGTCGGCATCACCCCACTGATAGTGGCTGGGTGCGCAGATGCGGGCGGCGGTGCCGGGACGCAGCTCCATGGCCTGGGCGTAGGGGTCCGTTTTCACGAACACCTGGCCCGTGTCGCGGTTGCGGATTTCGAATTTGTAGAGCTCACCCGGCCCTAGGCCGGGAATGAAGAGTTGCCAGACGCCGCTTGCGCCCAGCACGCGCATGGGATGCACACGCCCGTCCCAGCGGTTGAAATCCCCCACCACACTGACCCGCTCCGCATTGGGCGCCCAGACGGCGAAGTTGACACCAGAAATGCCTTCCACCTCCATGACGTGGGCACCCAGGGTGCGGTAGGCCTGCAGCAGCCGGCCTTCGTTGAAGAGATAGAGATCCTGCTCGCTGATGGGGTTGGGCAGGCAGTACGGGTCGTAGGTTTCCCGGCTGCCGGCGCCGTTTTCCAGGCGCAGCAGACAGGGTAAGGGGGGTGGGTCAGGCGAGCGCCATTCGAACACGCCCCGCGCATCCATTTTCTGCATGGCCTGCCAGCCGCTCTGCGTGCGCAGCCACACGCGCTCATCGTGGGGGGCAAAGACGCGCAGCAGCCATTCCCTGCCGGTGTGATGGAGCCCCAGATGGGCGAAGGGGTCGTGCAGGCGCGCCTCGTGAAGGGCATCGTAAACCGGATTGACTTTGTCGAGGATGTCGTGTTTCATGTTCCGGAAATGCGCGTGGTTGGAATTCGGCAGCCGAGCCTTCACCGAAGTGTCACGGGATTATAGCCACAATGCCGGACGGCCACGCAAACGATCATGACCATGGGCCATGATCGTTGCTTCAACCCTGCCCTCTTGCACAGTGAAGAGAGGGACGAGGAAACGCTTCGACGTTAACCCGGCGGGTGTTCCGGTTGGGCAGGCGGACAGAAACAGGCAGCGCGGTTTTCGTTGACAATTCGTTTCCCGGGTCGATCCATGAGTTCCCTCGAAGACCAATCCGCGGCGCGGCACAAGGAGTACCCCCGTTTCGTCAGCCTGCTCACCAAGAACACGGTGGCGGTGATTCTAGCGGGAGGCCGTGGCAGTCGCCTGAAACACCTCACCGACTGGCGCGCCAAACCGGCGGTGCCCTTCGGCGGCAAGTTCCGAATCATCGACTTTCCCCTCTCCAACTGTGTGAACTCCGGTATCCGCCGCATCGCGGTGGTCACCCAGTACAAGGCGCACAGTCTGATCCAGCATCTGCAGCGGGGCTGGGGCTTCCTGCGTGGGGAGTTCAACGAGTTCATCGACATCCTGCCGGCGCAGCAACGGGTGCACGAGCACGAGTGGTACAAGGGCACGGCGGATGCGGTGTTCCAGAACATGGACATCCTGCGCCATTACGGTCCGGAGTTCGTGCTCATTCTCGCGGGGGATCACATCTACAAGATGGATTACGGCGAGATGCTTGCCGCCCATGCAGCCTCGGCGGCGGACGTCACCATCGCCTGCCTGGAAGTGCCCATCGAGGAGGCCAAGGCCTTCGGCGTGGTCACCGTGGATGAATACAACCGCATCCTCTCCTTCGAGGAGAAACCGGCCAATCCTACGCCGATGCCCAACGATCCCACCCGTGCCTTCGTCAGCATGGGCATCTATGTCTTCAATGCCCGTTTCCTCTACGAACAGCTCATCCGTGATGCCGACGATCCCCGTTCCTCCCATGATTTCGGCAAGGACGTGATTCCGTACATCGTCAGCCGTTACCGGGTGTTCGCCCATCGTTTTGCCGACAGTTGCGTGGGGGCACCCAACGGCGTGACCTACTGGCGCGATGTGGGCACGGTGGATGCCTACTGGGAAGCCAACATGGAATTGGCCAAGATCACGCCCGACCTCAACCTCTATGACGAGAAATGGCCCATCTGGACCTACCAGGAACAATTGCCGCCGGCCAAGTTCGTCTTCGATGATCCGGACCGACGGGGCATGGCGGTGGACAGCATGGTCTCCGGTGGCTGCATCATCAGCGGCGCCACAGTGCGCTCCTCGGTGCTCTTTTCCAGTGTGCGCGTGGATGCCTACAGCGAGGTGGTGGATTCGGTCATCCTGCCCCGGGTGGAGATCGGCCGTCACGTGCGCCTGCGGCGTGTGGTGGTGGACAAAGGCTGCCGCATCCCCGACGGGCTGGAGGTGGGCTTCGATGTGGAAAAGGACCGCCGGCGTTTCTACGTCACGGAGCGCGGCATCACCCTGATCACGCCGGAAATGCTCGGCCAGTACATCCACCACGTGCGTTAGCGGCGTTCCCGCGGCCGCGGCCTGTCCATGACCTCCGCCTCACGCGTTCTCCATCTCGTCCTTTGCTGGCACATGCACCAGCCGGATTACCGGCATTACGACAGCCGGGAATTCGTGCTGCCCTGGACCTATCTGCATGCCATCAAGGACTACACGGACATGGCCTGGCACCTGGAGCAGAATCCCCGGGCGCGGGTGGTGTTCAATTTCGTGCCCATTCTCCTGGAACAGTTGGAGGACTATGCGGAGCAGTTCAGAAGCGGCGTGATCCGCGATCCCCTGCTGCGTCTGCTGGCGCACCGGGACCTGGCCTCCATCAGCCGGGCGGAGCGCGATCTCATCCTCGACCGCTGTTTCCGCTGCAATCACAGCAGCATGGTCGAGCCCTACCCCGCCTACCGGCGGCTGCGGGAACTTTTCCGGCAGATTGAGGGGCAGGGCGCTGACCACTTCGAGTATCTTTCCCCCCAGTACCTCGCCGATCTGCTCACCTGGTACCACTTAAGCTGGATGGGGGAGACGGTGCGGCGTAGCACGGAGCTGGTGCCCCGCCTGATGAGCAAGGGGTCGCTGTTCGAGCTCAGTGACCGCCTGCAGCTTTTCGAGCTGATCGGCTCCCTCATCGACGGGCTCATCCCCCGCTACCGGCGCCTCGCCGAGGAAGGGCGCATCGAGCTTTCCACCACGCCCTACTATCAC encodes the following:
- a CDS encoding histidine phosphatase family protein, whose protein sequence is MDHPVTTVDLIRHGEPVGGQKYRGQTDDPLSEKGWAQMRAAIGGERPWHHIVSSPLVRCHAFAAELARQQGLPLTVDARLMEVGFGEWEGRTPAELTAQDPHLLARFRRDPVNVRPAGAEPLEAFLARVAAAWDELVEAHAGKHVLVVCHAGVIRMVLTHVLGIPLARAYRIDVPIAGITRITVEGTGPEAIARLRFHAGAL
- a CDS encoding cobalamin-binding protein, with product MRSLDLFRLALTLVLAVSCSARGEGLTLRDDAGRSVEIRVPVGRIVTLAPHLAELVFAAGAGSKLVGVSAHSDYPPAVEKLPVVAGAGRADVERILALRPDVVLAWASGGQSADAERLAALGIPVLLLEPRRLEDIARQLELIGRLAGTGYEATRAAHGVRSRLRELATRFSGRRPVGVFYAIWRNPLMTVNGRHIISEAITLCGGRNVFADLPVLVPTVSMESLLAIDPEAIVASGEGSRRAQLLVEWQEERRLRAVRAGNVYFSDADLMHRATPRMLEGIRALCEDLERARSKSEAASLKRAP
- the pgi gene encoding glucose-6-phosphate isomerase, with product MSALTRSPAWRALKAHHREMRGVHMRELFAQDPQRFQRFSLQFDDFLLDYSKNIITERTMALLFELARQEKVMEQAARMFAGEKINFTENRAALHVALRNRSNRPILVDGHDVMPRVNKVLAHMREFCTQVRSGAWRGYSGKPITDIVNIGIGGSDLGPVMVTEALKPWWGPLRPHFVSNVDGTHLAETLKALNPETTLFIVSSKTFTTQETLTNARSARAWFLTAAESEKAIARHFVAVSTNAEEVRRFGIDPRNMFEFWDWVGGRYSLWSAIGLSIALTIGMEAFEALLAGAHAMDEHFRTAPPERNMPLILGLLGIWYIDFFGAETHAVLPYDQYLHRLPAYLQQLDMESNGKRVRRDRRLVDYPTGPVLWGEPGTNGQHSFYQLIHHGTRLVPADFIAPVQSHNPLGEHHAILLSNFFAQTEALMRGKTEEEARAELEAAGVKGRRLRQLLPHKIFPGNRPTNSILFRRLDPPTLGKLIALYEHKVFVQGAIWNINSFDQWGVELGKQLAQKIQPELADDTPVTSHDSSTNGLINYYKAQRR
- the glgB gene encoding 1,4-alpha-glucan branching protein GlgB — protein: MKHDILDKVNPVYDALHEARLHDPFAHLGLHHTGREWLLRVFAPHDERVWLRTQSGWQAMQKMDARGVFEWRSPDPPPLPCLLRLENGAGSRETYDPYCLPNPISEQDLYLFNEGRLLQAYRTLGAHVMEVEGISGVNFAVWAPNAERVSVVGDFNRWDGRVHPMRVLGASGVWQLFIPGLGPGELYKFEIRNRDTGQVFVKTDPYAQAMELRPGTAARICAPSHYQWGDADWLAARAAHDWLHAPMNIYELHAGSWRRKPDGRFLNYRELAEALLPYVRQMGYTHIELMPISEHPLDESWGYQTTGYFAPTSRYGSPDDLRAFVDRCHQAGIGVILDWVPAHFPADDWALARFDGTALYEHEDPRLGRHQDWGTLIFNYGRHEVKSFLLSSAHYWLAEFHFDGLRVDAVASMLYLDYSRKPGEWLPNRFGGRENLEAIDFLREMNVMVHETFPGALTFAEESTAWPMVSRPVYLGGLGFSMKWNMGWMNDTLSYFAHDPVHRRYHHNQLTFGQLYAYTENFVLPFSHDEVVHGKRSLLDKMPGDAWQKFANLRLLFTYQLTYPGKKLNFMGNEFGQGREWNVHGALDWHLLDVHWHQGVAACLRDLNRLYRDTAPLHELDFAQEGFQWIDCHDADQSILSYLRRARNGDFVVVVLNFTPVVRENYRIGVPEGGGYGEVFNSDSVYYGGSNVGNGHGLRAEALPWMGFPHSLALTLPPLAGIILRREG
- the glgC gene encoding glucose-1-phosphate adenylyltransferase; the encoded protein is MSSLEDQSAARHKEYPRFVSLLTKNTVAVILAGGRGSRLKHLTDWRAKPAVPFGGKFRIIDFPLSNCVNSGIRRIAVVTQYKAHSLIQHLQRGWGFLRGEFNEFIDILPAQQRVHEHEWYKGTADAVFQNMDILRHYGPEFVLILAGDHIYKMDYGEMLAAHAASAADVTIACLEVPIEEAKAFGVVTVDEYNRILSFEEKPANPTPMPNDPTRAFVSMGIYVFNARFLYEQLIRDADDPRSSHDFGKDVIPYIVSRYRVFAHRFADSCVGAPNGVTYWRDVGTVDAYWEANMELAKITPDLNLYDEKWPIWTYQEQLPPAKFVFDDPDRRGMAVDSMVSGGCIISGATVRSSVLFSSVRVDAYSEVVDSVILPRVEIGRHVRLRRVVVDKGCRIPDGLEVGFDVEKDRRRFYVTERGITLITPEMLGQYIHHVR